A DNA window from Mycolicibacter terrae contains the following coding sequences:
- a CDS encoding o-succinylbenzoate synthase: MPRLDDILDRLHVVALPMRVKFRGITVRELALIDGPAGWGEFGAFPEYEPPEAAHWLASALESAYHQPPEPIRDRIPINATVPAVDAGRVPEVLARFPGAETAKVKVAEPGQALADDVARVEAVRAVIPTVRVDANGGWSIEQAVQAAKALGPLEYLEQPCATVAELAELRRRIDTPVAADESIRKAEDPLAVAKAGAADIAVLKVAPLGGISQLLAIAAQIGIPVVISSAIDSAVGISTGLHAAAALPDLQHACGLGTGSLFTDDVAETPPQTDGYLPVQPITPDPARLHALAAPPARRQWWIDRITACHRLLAV, translated from the coding sequence ATGCCGCGCCTCGACGACATCCTCGACCGCCTGCATGTGGTGGCGTTGCCGATGCGGGTCAAATTCCGCGGCATCACCGTTCGCGAACTCGCCCTGATCGACGGACCGGCCGGCTGGGGGGAGTTCGGCGCCTTCCCCGAGTACGAACCGCCCGAGGCGGCACATTGGTTGGCCTCGGCGTTGGAAAGCGCCTACCACCAGCCGCCCGAGCCCATCCGCGACCGGATCCCGATCAACGCGACCGTGCCCGCCGTCGACGCCGGCCGGGTGCCGGAGGTGCTGGCACGGTTCCCCGGCGCGGAAACCGCCAAAGTCAAAGTCGCCGAACCCGGCCAGGCCCTGGCCGATGACGTCGCCCGCGTCGAGGCCGTGCGCGCCGTGATCCCCACCGTGCGGGTGGATGCCAACGGCGGCTGGAGCATCGAGCAGGCCGTGCAGGCGGCAAAGGCGTTGGGACCGCTGGAGTATCTGGAACAACCCTGCGCCACGGTCGCCGAGCTCGCCGAGCTGCGCCGCCGCATCGACACCCCGGTCGCCGCCGACGAGAGCATCCGCAAGGCCGAGGATCCGCTGGCCGTCGCCAAAGCCGGCGCCGCCGATATCGCCGTGCTCAAAGTCGCGCCGCTGGGCGGTATTTCACAGCTCCTGGCCATCGCCGCCCAGATCGGCATACCGGTGGTGATCTCCAGCGCGATCGACTCCGCGGTCGGTATAAGCACCGGGTTGCACGCCGCGGCCGCACTGCCGGACCTGCAGCACGCCTGCGGGCTGGGCACCGGATCGCTGTTCACCGACGATGTCGCAGAGACCCCACCGCAAACCGACGGCTACCTGCCGGTGCAGCCGATCACCCCGG
- a CDS encoding WXG100 family type VII secretion target, whose amino-acid sequence MASVPIDPAKLSVDPAQLHAHASRVAAATEVSRTFAARHAGYVGDCAAAWAGSSAEALAELSAHWKSADARLHGRVHAFAEAIREGGRRYTAMEQEHAGRFTVLVPRESGAS is encoded by the coding sequence GATTGATCCCGCGAAGCTATCGGTTGATCCCGCGCAGTTGCACGCCCACGCCTCGCGGGTGGCCGCCGCGACCGAGGTGTCACGCACGTTCGCGGCCCGACACGCCGGCTACGTGGGTGACTGCGCCGCGGCCTGGGCCGGGTCCTCCGCGGAAGCCCTGGCCGAGTTGAGCGCGCACTGGAAGTCCGCCGACGCGCGGTTGCACGGGCGGGTGCACGCGTTCGCCGAGGCCATCCGTGAGGGCGGTCGTCGCTATACGGCGATGGAGCAGGAGCACGCCGGGAGGTTCACCGTGCTCGTTCCCAGAGAATCCGGCGCTTCCTAG